The following are encoded in a window of Bdellovibrio svalbardensis genomic DNA:
- a CDS encoding ATP-dependent DNA helicase gives MAKKTTQRKIKVDITQFAVPCPRVGSIELYSGYGQVPQLGQEIHQSVQRRRIREVSGYVAEKKMSIEFSRGEYLFVVSGRADGFIETPDCQIEEIKSAFDVESLERKVSGDENHPYVWQLRTYGYIHYKQTGEVPELKMLLVSSRNFKTSEIYFDLDVEEYEAWLALRLAELVEETKIREKLFKKRVEISENLQFPFSSPRPGQTELISSIEEGFAEEKSIVVQAPTGLGKTIGVLYPSLKDSLARGQKVIYVTPKNSQHQVAEEAVDRMQELGATIRPLTITAKSKMCFKAEPICNPQYCEYAQDYYKKIADNDLVNKISKLRSLSQKKLRQLGEEFQVCPFELSVEAIERADVVIADYNYVFSTRSLLGRLQNPLLEPDEKANLVIDEAHNLPSRAQDYFSPSISTRELRQIEEPLLKVAKRFSKRGLALCKEAQDLIEEYRGESRNISIDFDPVFELEKKLREFMAEYLEADIEVQPQDGVLRLTNVWSDFAQALELKGPEFFQTYQKNKIFGEDNETLKVTCCDASAHLNEIYKSFKNVVAFSATLKPFSYSSKLLGFTEESTKCLEFVSPFPKENRKIIVIPQISTKYKERTFSSPRIAEAIEKIMELKSGNYIALFPSFDFMKDVEKHLKQTFYQRLIQQREMKAARVDDFLSFMKNNDHPTLLLAVQGGVFSEGVDFPGDMLIGAFVIGPALPTFDFEREQIRQYYEKSHDKDEAFNYTYVYPAMAKTIQSAGRVIRSESDKGIIVLMDSRFLESTYSETMPQGWFKESPRELVSQKILSDISEFWQSIEKVKGVES, from the coding sequence ATGGCGAAAAAAACCACTCAAAGAAAAATTAAAGTCGATATCACTCAGTTTGCGGTTCCTTGTCCGCGGGTGGGCAGTATTGAGCTGTATTCGGGCTATGGTCAGGTTCCGCAGCTGGGGCAGGAGATACACCAGTCCGTTCAACGTCGCCGCATACGCGAGGTCTCGGGCTATGTGGCTGAAAAAAAGATGAGTATCGAGTTTTCTCGGGGCGAATATCTTTTTGTGGTGTCTGGTCGCGCCGATGGATTTATCGAAACGCCGGACTGCCAGATCGAAGAAATCAAGTCAGCATTTGATGTTGAAAGCCTTGAGCGCAAGGTTTCGGGCGACGAAAATCATCCCTATGTTTGGCAGCTTCGCACCTATGGCTACATTCACTACAAACAAACAGGCGAAGTTCCAGAATTGAAAATGTTGTTGGTTTCTTCACGAAACTTCAAGACCAGCGAAATCTATTTTGATTTGGATGTTGAAGAATATGAAGCGTGGCTGGCTTTACGTTTGGCTGAACTGGTTGAGGAAACTAAGATTCGCGAAAAACTATTTAAGAAAAGGGTCGAGATTTCTGAAAATCTTCAGTTCCCTTTTTCATCACCTCGTCCCGGTCAGACGGAGCTGATTTCAAGCATTGAAGAAGGCTTTGCCGAAGAAAAATCGATAGTTGTGCAGGCGCCAACAGGCTTGGGGAAGACAATTGGTGTCTTGTATCCTTCGCTCAAGGACTCTTTGGCGCGAGGGCAGAAGGTTATTTACGTCACTCCTAAAAACTCTCAGCATCAGGTTGCCGAAGAGGCTGTGGATCGCATGCAAGAGTTGGGAGCAACCATTCGTCCGCTGACGATTACGGCTAAAAGCAAGATGTGCTTCAAGGCCGAGCCCATTTGCAATCCGCAGTACTGTGAATATGCCCAAGACTACTATAAGAAAATCGCAGATAACGACCTTGTTAACAAAATTTCCAAACTACGCTCTTTAAGCCAGAAAAAGCTTCGTCAATTAGGTGAAGAGTTTCAAGTTTGTCCCTTTGAACTTTCAGTAGAAGCGATTGAGCGAGCCGATGTGGTGATTGCCGACTATAACTATGTCTTCTCAACCCGAAGTCTTCTGGGGCGCCTGCAGAATCCTTTGTTGGAGCCTGATGAGAAGGCCAACTTAGTTATTGATGAAGCCCATAATCTTCCATCAAGAGCCCAGGACTACTTTTCTCCATCGATATCAACCAGAGAGCTTCGTCAGATTGAGGAACCTTTGCTCAAAGTCGCGAAAAGATTTTCAAAACGTGGATTGGCTTTATGCAAAGAAGCGCAAGATCTCATTGAAGAGTACCGCGGGGAATCGCGTAATATCAGTATAGATTTTGATCCGGTGTTTGAACTTGAGAAAAAGCTTCGTGAATTTATGGCTGAATATCTTGAAGCGGATATTGAAGTACAACCACAGGATGGCGTTCTTCGTTTGACCAATGTTTGGAGCGATTTCGCACAAGCCCTGGAGTTGAAAGGGCCTGAATTTTTTCAAACCTATCAGAAAAACAAAATATTTGGCGAAGACAATGAAACCCTGAAGGTTACCTGTTGTGATGCTTCGGCACATTTAAATGAAATCTATAAGTCGTTCAAAAATGTTGTGGCCTTTTCAGCGACGCTGAAGCCATTCTCTTACTCCTCGAAGCTCTTGGGATTCACTGAAGAATCGACAAAGTGCCTGGAGTTTGTGTCTCCTTTTCCGAAGGAGAATCGCAAGATTATTGTCATTCCACAAATATCTACAAAATACAAAGAGCGCACATTCAGCTCGCCACGAATTGCTGAGGCTATCGAGAAGATCATGGAATTGAAATCGGGAAATTACATTGCCCTATTTCCGAGCTTTGATTTTATGAAGGATGTTGAAAAACATTTGAAACAAACTTTTTACCAGCGTCTGATTCAACAACGAGAAATGAAGGCCGCTCGAGTTGATGACTTTCTTTCCTTCATGAAGAATAACGATCATCCAACTTTGCTACTGGCGGTACAGGGCGGAGTCTTCTCAGAGGGTGTGGATTTCCCTGGGGATATGCTGATTGGTGCGTTTGTCATTGGGCCGGCGCTGCCGACTTTTGACTTTGAGAGAGAACAAATTCGCCAATACTACGAGAAGAGTCACGATAAAGACGAAGCTTTTAACTATACTTACGTATATCCGGCGATGGCTAAAACGATTCAGTCAGCGGGTCGTGTGATTCGTTCAGAAAGTGACAAGGGGATTATCGTCTTGATGGACTCTAGATTCCTGGAAAGTACTTATTCAGAAACAATGCCTCAGGGTTGGTTTAAGGAGTCTCCTCGTGAATTGGTTTCTCAGAAGATTCTTTCTGACATTTCTGAATTTTGGCAAAGTATTGAAAAGGTCAAGGGCGTGGAGTCATGA